In Marivivens aquimaris, one genomic interval encodes:
- a CDS encoding hydrogenase small subunit: MPNIETFYEVMRKQGITRRSFMKYCSLTASALGLGPAFVPQIAHAMETKPRTPVIWVNGLECTCCSESFIRGAHPLAKDVVLSMISLDYSETLMAAAGHHAEAALEETIEKYKGNYILAVEGNPPLNEDGMFCIVGGKPFVEQLKHAAKHAKAVISWGACASYGCVQAAKPNPTQATPVHKVITDKPIIKVPGCPPIAEVMTGVITYMLTFDRLPELDRQGRPAMFYGQRIHDKCYRRPHFDAGQFVEHWDDENARKGFCLYKMGCKGPTTYNACSTVRWNEGVSFPIQSGHGCIGCSEDGFWDQGSFYNRVTDLTQFGIEANADKVGLAAAGVVGAGVAAHAAVSALKAAQRKVQDKKEEA; the protein is encoded by the coding sequence TTGCCGAATATCGAAACCTTTTACGAGGTGATGCGGAAGCAAGGGATCACGCGCCGCAGCTTCATGAAATACTGCTCGCTGACCGCGTCGGCGCTGGGTCTTGGCCCTGCGTTCGTGCCGCAGATCGCGCACGCCATGGAAACCAAGCCGCGTACGCCGGTCATCTGGGTTAACGGCCTTGAGTGCACCTGCTGCTCGGAATCCTTCATTCGCGGCGCGCATCCGCTGGCCAAGGACGTGGTCCTGTCGATGATCTCGCTCGACTACTCGGAAACGCTGATGGCCGCCGCAGGTCACCACGCCGAAGCAGCGCTGGAAGAGACCATCGAGAAGTACAAGGGCAACTACATCCTCGCCGTTGAAGGCAACCCGCCCCTGAACGAGGACGGCATGTTCTGCATCGTCGGCGGCAAGCCATTCGTCGAGCAGCTCAAGCACGCCGCCAAGCACGCCAAGGCCGTGATCAGCTGGGGCGCCTGTGCGTCCTACGGCTGTGTGCAGGCCGCCAAGCCGAACCCGACGCAGGCGACGCCGGTCCACAAGGTGATCACCGACAAGCCCATCATCAAGGTGCCGGGCTGCCCGCCGATCGCCGAAGTCATGACCGGCGTCATAACCTACATGCTGACCTTCGACCGTCTGCCCGAGCTCGACCGTCAGGGTCGTCCGGCGATGTTCTACGGCCAGCGTATCCACGACAAATGCTACCGCCGTCCGCACTTCGACGCCGGTCAGTTCGTCGAACACTGGGATGACGAGAACGCACGTAAGGGCTTCTGCCTCTACAAGATGGGCTGCAAGGGCCCGACCACCTATAACGCCTGTTCGACCGTCCGCTGGAACGAAGGCGTGTCCTTCCCGATCCAATCGGGCCACGGCTGTATCGGGTGTTCCGAAGACGGCTTCTGGGATCAGGGCAGCTTCTACAACCGCGTGACCGACCTGACCCAGTTCGGCATCGAAGCGAACGCCGACAAAGTCGGTCTGGCCGCTGCCGGTGTCGTCGGTGCGGGCGTTGCCGCACATGCCGCTGTGTCCGCTCTCAAGGCCGCTCAGCGCAAAGTCCAAGACAAGAAAGAGGAGGCGTAA
- a CDS encoding nickel-dependent hydrogenase large subunit, with amino-acid sequence MVATPNGFDLDNTGQRIVVDPVTRIEGHMRCEVNVDENGVIRNAVSTGTMWRGLEVILKGRDPRDAWAFTERICGVCTGTHALTSVRAVEDALGIEIPENANSIRNIMQLNLEIHDHVVHFYHLHALDWVNPVNALRADPKATSELQQMVGPNHPLSSPGYFRDVQNRLKQFVESGQLGIFKNGYWDNPAYKLPPEADLMATTHYLEALDLQKEIVKVHTIFGGKNPHPNWLVGGVPCPINVHSTGAVGAINMERLNLVSSIIDKCIEFNKNVYLPDVIAIGGFYKNWLYGGGLSSQACLAYGDIPENANDFSPEQLHLPRGAIINGDLSTVHDVDVRDPEQVQEFVDHSWYEYAEPGMGLHPWDGVTQPKYELGPNAKGTRTNIEQLDEAAKYSWIKAPRWRGHAMEVGPLARYVVGYAKGHEDIKDQVDGLLRTMDLPFEAIFSTLGRTAARALESEYCGRLQKHFFDKLVTNIKNGDESTANVAKWDPSTWPKEAIGVGMTEAPRGALGHWIKVKDGRIENYQCVVPTTWNGSPRDTQGNIGAFEASLMNTKMERPEEPVEILRTLHSFDPCLACSTHVMSPDGEELTTVKVR; translated from the coding sequence ATGGTCGCAACTCCGAACGGCTTTGACCTCGACAATACCGGTCAGCGTATCGTCGTTGACCCTGTGACCCGTATCGAAGGTCACATGCGCTGCGAGGTGAACGTGGACGAGAACGGCGTTATCCGCAACGCAGTTTCCACCGGCACGATGTGGCGCGGTCTCGAAGTGATCCTCAAGGGCCGCGATCCGCGCGATGCGTGGGCATTCACCGAACGGATCTGCGGCGTTTGCACCGGCACCCACGCGCTGACCTCGGTCCGCGCTGTGGAAGACGCCCTCGGCATCGAAATTCCGGAAAACGCGAACTCGATCCGTAACATCATGCAGCTGAACCTCGAAATCCACGACCACGTCGTGCATTTCTATCACCTGCACGCGCTTGACTGGGTGAACCCCGTCAACGCCCTCCGCGCCGATCCGAAGGCCACGTCTGAACTGCAACAGATGGTCGGCCCGAACCACCCGCTCTCATCACCGGGATATTTCCGCGACGTGCAGAACCGCCTCAAGCAGTTCGTCGAAAGCGGTCAGCTCGGCATCTTCAAGAACGGTTACTGGGACAATCCCGCCTACAAACTGCCGCCCGAAGCGGACCTGATGGCGACGACCCACTACCTCGAAGCGCTCGATCTCCAGAAGGAAATCGTGAAGGTCCACACGATCTTCGGCGGTAAGAACCCGCACCCGAACTGGCTGGTGGGTGGCGTGCCCTGCCCGATCAACGTCCACTCGACGGGCGCTGTCGGCGCGATCAATATGGAGCGTCTGAACCTCGTGTCGTCGATCATCGACAAGTGCATCGAGTTCAACAAGAACGTCTACCTGCCCGACGTCATCGCCATCGGCGGCTTCTACAAGAACTGGCTCTATGGCGGCGGTCTGTCCTCGCAGGCGTGCCTTGCCTATGGTGACATCCCCGAGAACGCCAACGATTTCTCGCCCGAGCAGCTTCACCTGCCGCGCGGCGCGATCATCAACGGCGATCTGTCGACCGTTCACGATGTGGACGTGCGCGACCCCGAGCAGGTACAGGAATTCGTCGACCACTCGTGGTACGAATACGCCGAACCGGGCATGGGTTTGCACCCATGGGACGGCGTGACCCAGCCAAAGTACGAGCTTGGCCCGAACGCCAAGGGTACCCGCACCAACATCGAACAGCTCGATGAAGCGGCGAAGTATTCGTGGATCAAGGCCCCCCGCTGGCGCGGTCACGCGATGGAAGTCGGCCCGCTGGCCCGCTACGTCGTCGGCTACGCCAAGGGTCACGAGGACATCAAGGATCAGGTCGACGGCCTGCTGCGCACGATGGACCTGCCGTTCGAGGCGATCTTCTCGACGCTGGGCCGCACCGCTGCCCGCGCGCTTGAGTCCGAATACTGCGGCCGCCTGCAAAAGCACTTCTTCGATAAGCTGGTGACCAACATCAAGAATGGCGACGAAAGCACGGCGAACGTCGCCAAGTGGGACCCGTCGACCTGGCCGAAGGAAGCCATCGGCGTCGGCATGACCGAAGCACCGCGCGGCGCTCTGGGTCACTGGATCAAGGTGAAGGACGGCCGGATCGAAAACTACCAGTGCGTCGTCCCGACCACGTGGAACGGCTCGCCTCGCGACACCCAAGGCAACATCGGCGCGTTCGAGGCCAGCCTCATGAACACCAAGATGGAGCGCCCCGAAGAGCCGGTAGAAATCCTGCGCACCCTGCACAGCTTCGACCCCTGCCTCGCTTGTTCGACCCACGTTATGTCGCCGGATGGTGAAGAACTGACCACCGTCAAAGTCCGCTAA
- the cybH gene encoding Ni/Fe-hydrogenase, b-type cytochrome subunit: MSEKSIHRPNPEVDPLPTARLTGDATAADIESVRHRTSVFVYEWPVRLWHWVNALCILVLIVTGWFIASPLPTMTFAEATHQFVMGYNRFAHFAAAQILTVGFFGRIYWAIVGNHHAKQLFYVPVLNRHWWKEVFFELRWYLFLESEPKKYVGHNPLAQIAMFFFMTIGLTFMILTGWALYAEGAQAGSFSHDVMGWLIGWIGNTQLLHSLHHLGMWFIVIFMIIHIYAAIREDIMSRQSMVSTMISGTRTFKDDRPD, translated from the coding sequence ATGTCAGAGAAATCAATTCACCGTCCAAATCCGGAGGTCGATCCGCTTCCCACTGCCCGTCTGACGGGCGACGCCACTGCGGCGGACATCGAAAGTGTCCGCCACCGCACCTCGGTGTTTGTCTACGAATGGCCCGTCCGCCTCTGGCACTGGGTCAATGCGCTCTGCATCCTGGTCCTGATTGTTACGGGCTGGTTTATCGCCAGCCCCCTGCCGACCATGACCTTTGCAGAGGCAACGCACCAGTTCGTCATGGGCTACAACCGCTTCGCACACTTCGCGGCGGCGCAAATCCTGACAGTCGGCTTCTTCGGCCGCATTTACTGGGCCATCGTCGGCAATCACCATGCCAAGCAGCTGTTCTATGTGCCCGTGCTGAACCGACACTGGTGGAAAGAAGTCTTCTTCGAACTCCGCTGGTATCTGTTCCTCGAAAGCGAGCCCAAGAAGTACGTGGGTCACAACCCGCTAGCACAGATCGCCATGTTCTTCTTCATGACGATCGGCCTGACGTTCATGATCCTGACGGGCTGGGCGCTCTATGCCGAAGGCGCGCAGGCGGGATCGTTCTCGCATGACGTGATGGGCTGGCTCATCGGCTGGATCGGCAACACGCAGCTTCTGCACTCGCTGCATCACCTCGGCATGTGGTTCATCGTGATCTTCATGATCATCCATATCTACGCCGCGATCCGCGAGGACATCATGTCTCGCCAGTCCATGGTGTCGACCATGATCTCGGGCACGCGGACCTTTAAGGACGACCGTCCGGACTAA
- a CDS encoding HyaD/HybD family hydrogenase maturation endopeptidase yields the protein MAQRVLILGIGNVLWADEGFGVRCVERMADQWSFPENVRLLDGGTQGLYLLPFLEEADVLIVFDAVDYGLEPGTMKIVEGNEVPAFMGAKKMSLHQTGFQDVIATARLMGYCPPDLLLIGCQPEELEDYGGGLRDIVAAQIEPSIKIALEKLASLQITPVAGEGDKSLLADKSILRSAYEDGRPSEEDAYRYGDERFLPVEAE from the coding sequence ATGGCACAACGTGTGCTCATCCTTGGCATCGGCAATGTGCTGTGGGCCGACGAAGGCTTCGGCGTGCGCTGCGTCGAGCGTATGGCTGACCAGTGGTCATTTCCGGAAAACGTACGTCTGCTGGACGGGGGAACGCAGGGTCTCTACCTGCTGCCGTTCCTCGAAGAAGCCGATGTGCTGATCGTGTTCGACGCGGTCGATTACGGCCTTGAGCCGGGCACGATGAAGATCGTCGAGGGCAACGAGGTTCCGGCGTTCATGGGCGCGAAAAAGATGTCGCTCCACCAGACCGGTTTTCAGGACGTCATCGCGACCGCCCGCCTGATGGGTTACTGCCCGCCCGACCTGCTGCTCATCGGTTGCCAGCCGGAAGAGCTTGAAGACTACGGCGGCGGCCTGCGCGACATCGTTGCGGCCCAGATCGAACCGTCGATCAAAATCGCGCTGGAAAAGCTCGCCTCGCTCCAGATCACGCCCGTGGCTGGCGAAGGCGACAAATCCCTGCTCGCCGACAAATCCATCCTGCGCAGCGCCTACGAGGACGGCCGCCCGTCGGAAGAAGACGCCTACCGCTACGGCGACGAACGCTTCCTGCCCGTCGAGGCCGAATAA
- a CDS encoding HypC/HybG/HupF family hydrogenase formation chaperone produces MCVGVPMQVLAVDGITATCSDGKTRETVDLSLVGEVPVGTWILTFLGAAREVISADEAAKITAALDGLRSLMNGGELGDAFADLEARGPQLPPHLAAALADGKTTA; encoded by the coding sequence ATGTGCGTCGGCGTTCCCATGCAGGTGCTGGCTGTCGACGGCATCACGGCGACGTGCTCTGACGGCAAGACCCGCGAAACCGTGGACCTCTCGCTCGTCGGCGAGGTTCCGGTCGGCACTTGGATCCTGACGTTCCTCGGTGCTGCGCGCGAAGTCATCTCTGCCGATGAGGCCGCCAAAATCACTGCCGCTCTCGACGGCCTCCGTTCGCTGATGAACGGCGGCGAACTTGGCGACGCCTTCGCTGATCTCGAAGCGCGCGGCCCCCAACTTCCACCCCATCTCGCTGCGGCACTCGCCGACGGCAAGACAACTGCCTGA
- a CDS encoding thioredoxin domain-containing protein, producing the protein MTRPLIDRLTTEFGYPVLSNEHDMAEFLSRDGHHCLFITGDPVRNLETNDVAVILPELKMTFQGAFDCAVIAPEFEDKAKEMTEVYKTPALVFTRKGQVLGSIPKVRDWDEYMGRIPQLLALQTEGA; encoded by the coding sequence ATGACACGACCACTCATCGACCGCCTGACCACAGAGTTCGGCTACCCCGTCCTGAGCAACGAACACGACATGGCAGAGTTCCTGTCGCGTGACGGCCACCACTGCCTGTTCATCACCGGCGATCCCGTCCGCAATCTGGAAACAAACGACGTCGCGGTGATCCTGCCCGAACTCAAGATGACCTTCCAAGGCGCCTTCGACTGCGCCGTCATCGCGCCCGAGTTCGAAGACAAAGCCAAGGAAATGACCGAAGTCTACAAGACCCCCGCGCTGGTCTTCACCCGCAAGGGCCAAGTCCTCGGCTCGATCCCGAAAGTCCGCGATTGGGACGAATACATGGGCCGCATTCCCCAACTTCTTGCACTGCAAACCGAAGGAGCCTGA
- a CDS encoding hydrogenase expression/formation protein: MSNFVMPPTGFGPGSQPLGEDDELQYTVMPQDMRTYSPHTPEVDDASKVAAGTALMHEVAAACAASAKDFQSRSFDLSGMDDENRRFIADTLGEGEVSIRMRGIPALRAQETFFAGVWLIRGEGVDRVEVAPIPALAIERAFNPVRPAELTAAVKPAGLANAPALLSELIDKSTSFDGGPIPHVINLTLLPHTEPDLEWLDVALGEGSVTILSRGYGNCRVTATALPHVWRVQFFNSMDTLILDTFEVTTMPEVALAADEDLRDSDARIRDVMETLK; the protein is encoded by the coding sequence ATGAGCAATTTTGTAATGCCCCCCACCGGCTTCGGCCCCGGATCGCAGCCTCTGGGAGAGGATGACGAGCTTCAGTACACCGTCATGCCGCAGGACATGCGCACCTACAGCCCGCACACCCCCGAGGTGGACGACGCATCGAAGGTCGCCGCAGGCACCGCGCTGATGCATGAGGTTGCCGCCGCCTGTGCTGCCTCGGCCAAGGATTTCCAGTCGCGCAGCTTCGATCTGTCGGGCATGGACGACGAAAACCGCCGTTTCATCGCCGACACGCTGGGCGAAGGTGAAGTGTCCATCCGTATGCGCGGCATTCCTGCCCTGCGCGCGCAGGAAACCTTCTTTGCAGGTGTCTGGCTGATCCGCGGCGAAGGCGTCGACCGTGTCGAGGTCGCCCCGATCCCCGCGCTCGCCATCGAACGCGCCTTCAACCCTGTGCGCCCCGCTGAACTGACCGCGGCGGTCAAACCCGCCGGCCTCGCCAATGCGCCCGCACTGCTGTCGGAACTGATCGACAAGTCGACCAGCTTTGACGGCGGCCCGATCCCGCACGTGATCAACCTCACGCTTCTGCCCCACACCGAACCGGACCTCGAATGGCTCGACGTGGCGCTGGGCGAAGGCTCCGTCACCATCCTGTCGCGCGGCTACGGCAACTGCCGCGTCACCGCGACCGCACTGCCGCATGTCTGGCGCGTGCAGTTCTTCAACTCGATGGACACACTGATCCTCGACACGTTCGAGGTGACCACCATGCCCGAAGTCGCGCTCGCCGCTGACGAGGACCTGCGCGACAGCGACGCGCGCATCCGCGACGTGATGGAGACCCTGAAATGA
- the hybE gene encoding [NiFe]-hydrogenase assembly chaperone HybE yields the protein MSGFEGSFLGASDKISRAAIMECKICWTPYDPADGDDYRQVEAGTAFIDLPEDWSCPNCSAPKEQFMVLEDPGAESVAEANTLAAVTAKLEADFREVWHAKMRDVPLVNKVLHVQAVAFRFHEGRPLGILITPWFMNLFLLPQEGEDWSGLTVGHKEVIDFPSGAYEFIHNVREQSGGYKACSLFSPMGDFNTQAQAVDVAHAVMNELFKEENRAETDRREDIRAAREAELAPKEEAEAPVDPTPSRRKVITAGMASEAE from the coding sequence ATGAGCGGGTTCGAAGGCAGCTTCCTCGGCGCGAGCGACAAGATCAGCCGCGCCGCGATCATGGAGTGCAAGATCTGCTGGACCCCTTACGATCCGGCAGATGGCGACGATTACCGTCAGGTCGAAGCGGGCACCGCCTTCATCGACCTGCCCGAAGACTGGTCCTGCCCGAACTGTTCGGCGCCCAAGGAACAGTTCATGGTCCTCGAAGATCCGGGCGCGGAAAGCGTTGCCGAAGCCAACACGCTCGCCGCCGTCACCGCAAAACTGGAGGCCGACTTCCGCGAGGTCTGGCACGCCAAGATGCGTGACGTGCCGCTGGTCAACAAAGTGCTCCACGTTCAGGCCGTAGCCTTCCGTTTCCACGAAGGCCGCCCGCTCGGCATCCTTATCACCCCGTGGTTCATGAACCTGTTCCTCCTCCCTCAAGAGGGCGAGGACTGGTCCGGTCTGACCGTCGGCCACAAGGAGGTCATCGACTTCCCGTCGGGCGCCTATGAGTTCATCCACAACGTCCGCGAACAGTCGGGCGGCTACAAGGCCTGCTCGCTCTTCTCGCCGATGGGTGATTTCAACACGCAGGCCCAAGCCGTCGACGTCGCCCACGCCGTGATGAACGAGCTGTTCAAGGAAGAGAACCGCGCCGAAACGGACCGCCGCGAGGATATCCGCGCCGCCCGCGAAGCCGAACTCGCGCCCAAGGAAGAAGCCGAAGCGCCGGTCGATCCGACCCCGAGCCGCCGCAAGGTCATCACCGCCGGCATGGCGAGCGAGGCCGAATAA
- a CDS encoding hydrogenase expression/formation protein HupK, which yields MTHSRAKFEAVPAPELPVGELVRGKPVAEVADLLPRLFNICRAAQTVAVKRALGQTVSAEWRDAAAKEARRDHALKLCITLPARLGIAPLAFRPAWLEEPRTLVDALGGLPADIEAFDALMASNADIAPVLRGVHKAFPDRACATGQLPPVTAETFFDGVPVENSLAGRHASHPLMEQIAVRYGHGPLWRTVARLVALAADPAKPQGPLSPAPRGDYGLKIQTENGIVTDVVRVTPTDHLTLRGGILDRALETLPHADMAPLLLDILDPCTPVQIKETVDA from the coding sequence ATGACCCACTCCCGCGCAAAATTCGAAGCCGTCCCTGCACCGGAACTTCCGGTGGGCGAGCTCGTGCGCGGGAAGCCCGTGGCAGAGGTCGCCGACCTCCTGCCGCGTCTGTTCAATATCTGCCGCGCGGCCCAGACCGTTGCCGTGAAACGCGCGCTCGGCCAGACAGTCAGCGCCGAATGGCGAGACGCCGCCGCGAAAGAAGCCCGCCGCGATCACGCGCTGAAGCTTTGTATCACGCTGCCCGCCCGCCTCGGCATCGCGCCCTTGGCGTTCCGCCCCGCGTGGCTGGAAGAGCCGCGAACGCTCGTGGATGCGCTCGGCGGTCTGCCAGCCGACATCGAAGCATTCGACGCGCTCATGGCCTCGAACGCCGACATCGCGCCTGTCCTGCGCGGCGTCCACAAAGCATTCCCCGACCGTGCCTGCGCCACGGGCCAGTTGCCGCCTGTCACCGCCGAAACCTTTTTCGACGGCGTGCCGGTGGAAAACTCGCTCGCCGGTCGCCATGCGTCGCACCCGCTGATGGAGCAAATCGCGGTGCGCTACGGACACGGCCCGCTCTGGCGGACGGTCGCGCGGCTCGTCGCGCTAGCCGCCGACCCCGCCAAACCCCAAGGCCCGCTCAGCCCCGCCCCACGCGGTGACTACGGCCTAAAAATCCAGACAGAAAACGGCATCGTCACCGATGTGGTCCGCGTCACGCCGACCGATCACCTGACACTTCGCGGCGGCATCCTTGACCGCGCGCTCGAAACCCTGCCCCATGCGGATATGGCTCCGCTTCTGCTCGATATTCTCGACCCTTGCACGCCCGTCCAGATCAAGGAGACCGTTGATGCATGA
- the hypA gene encoding hydrogenase maturation nickel metallochaperone HypA gives MHEMSLCEGIRTVIEGATDRPVTKVRVEIGKFAGVEKDALSFAFDVVMRGSVAEGAELIMIDLPGRALCYDCVKEVEIEHRLDPCPDCGGGKLMPQGGDEMRIKDLEVK, from the coding sequence ATGCATGAAATGTCGCTCTGCGAAGGCATCCGCACTGTCATCGAAGGCGCCACGGATCGCCCCGTGACCAAAGTCCGCGTCGAAATCGGCAAGTTCGCGGGCGTCGAAAAGGACGCGCTGTCCTTTGCGTTCGATGTGGTGATGCGCGGCTCCGTAGCCGAGGGCGCGGAGCTCATCATGATCGACCTGCCGGGACGCGCGCTCTGCTACGACTGCGTGAAGGAAGTGGAAATCGAGCACCGATTGGACCCCTGCCCTGACTGCGGCGGCGGGAAACTCATGCCCCAAGGGGGCGACGAAATGCGGATCAAAGATTTGGAGGTGAAGTAA
- the hypB gene encoding hydrogenase nickel incorporation protein HypB, which produces MCTVCGCGDAKLEGHSHDHSHGHDHHHHYHGDIHFGQGPAGVEVPGMSQERLIEIETDILAKNDRYADVNRAKLTALGAFAINLVSSPGSGKTTLLCKTIEALGDAPLAVIEGDQQTANDADRIRATGAPAIQVNTGKGCHLDGHMVGHAMEHLNLPQGAFLFIENVGNLVCPASFDLGEDCKVAILSVTEGEDKPLKYPDMFTAARVAILNKVDLAPYCDVDLDLYEANLRRVNPTIEILRVSARTGEGMQQWIGWLKSRIAAKTVTEAAE; this is translated from the coding sequence ATGTGCACAGTATGCGGTTGCGGTGACGCAAAACTCGAAGGTCACAGCCACGACCATTCCCATGGTCACGATCACCACCATCATTACCACGGCGACATCCATTTCGGCCAAGGCCCCGCTGGTGTCGAAGTTCCAGGCATGTCGCAAGAACGCCTGATCGAGATCGAGACCGACATCCTCGCCAAGAACGACCGCTACGCCGATGTGAACCGCGCAAAGCTGACTGCCCTGGGCGCTTTCGCGATCAACCTCGTCAGTTCCCCTGGTTCGGGCAAGACCACGCTGCTGTGCAAGACGATCGAGGCGTTGGGCGACGCCCCTCTCGCCGTGATCGAAGGCGACCAGCAGACCGCCAACGACGCCGACCGCATCCGTGCGACTGGCGCACCCGCCATTCAGGTCAACACCGGGAAGGGCTGCCACCTCGACGGTCACATGGTCGGTCACGCGATGGAGCACCTGAACCTGCCGCAAGGCGCGTTCCTCTTCATCGAAAACGTCGGCAATCTCGTGTGCCCCGCGTCCTTTGACCTTGGCGAGGACTGCAAGGTCGCGATCCTCTCCGTCACCGAGGGCGAGGACAAGCCGCTGAAATACCCCGATATGTTCACCGCCGCCCGCGTCGCGATCCTGAACAAGGTCGACCTCGCGCCCTACTGCGACGTTGACCTCGATCTTTACGAGGCGAACCTTCGCCGTGTGAACCCGACCATCGAAATCCTCCGCGTCTCGGCCCGCACCGGCGAAGGTATGCAGCAATGGATCGGCTGGCTGAAATCCCGCATTGCCGCGAAAACCGTGACCGAGGCTGCGGAATGA
- a CDS encoding sigma-54-dependent transcriptional regulator → MTLATVLLVDDEVHSLASMRMALEDDFDCLTAANAEEAVKLMDENYVQVIFCDQRMPGRTGVEFLTEVRDRWPETVRIIITGYTETNDMISAINEAGIYQFMTKPWHPDQLLMTAKNASQLFELARENDRMSLEQKYLHHTMETKLEQQRKALREGLGFENVLRAPNSPLNSVLTAARQYASFDVPVLLTGEAGVGKTQIARAMHYTSLRSDRSFYELNCAGMSAEMIELELFGAKRGAIPGLQTNKIGLLQKADRGTLFLNGVESLSPELQLTLLRVVTEGAFQPVGGYETVSTNMRLLAGSHVDLRARVADGLFRADLYYALSVTELNIPPLRARSTDIAVLAQNLLFEAAQAHGKPVHGLSDNALDFLENYDWPGNIKELENEVTRMLIFAQEPILGPELISRHILQADPSEDGADRRAEEVLTSEGTLKDRVELIEMRILRETLTRLKWNKSRAAAELGLSRVGLRAKLDRYGITPPRRAPATEE, encoded by the coding sequence ATGACTTTGGCCACTGTCCTGCTTGTCGATGACGAGGTGCACAGCCTCGCTTCCATGCGCATGGCGCTGGAGGACGACTTCGACTGTCTGACGGCGGCCAACGCCGAAGAAGCCGTGAAGCTGATGGACGAGAACTACGTGCAGGTGATCTTCTGCGACCAGCGTATGCCGGGTCGCACGGGGGTCGAATTCCTGACCGAGGTCCGCGACCGCTGGCCCGAAACCGTCCGCATTATCATCACTGGCTACACCGAAACCAACGACATGATCTCCGCTATCAACGAGGCGGGCATCTACCAGTTCATGACGAAGCCGTGGCATCCCGACCAGCTTCTGATGACCGCCAAGAACGCCAGCCAGTTGTTCGAGCTCGCCCGCGAAAACGACCGCATGTCGCTCGAACAGAAGTACCTCCATCACACGATGGAGACGAAGCTGGAGCAGCAGCGTAAGGCCCTCCGCGAAGGGCTCGGCTTCGAGAACGTCCTGCGCGCACCCAATTCGCCGCTGAATTCCGTGCTTACCGCCGCGCGTCAGTATGCTTCCTTCGACGTGCCTGTCCTGCTGACGGGCGAAGCGGGCGTCGGCAAAACCCAGATCGCGCGGGCGATGCACTACACCTCGCTCCGCTCCGACCGCTCGTTCTATGAACTGAATTGCGCGGGCATGTCGGCAGAGATGATCGAACTGGAGCTCTTCGGCGCCAAGCGCGGCGCGATCCCCGGTCTTCAGACGAACAAGATCGGCCTCCTGCAAAAGGCCGACCGTGGGACACTGTTCCTCAACGGGGTCGAAAGCCTGTCGCCCGAGTTGCAACTGACGCTTCTGCGCGTTGTGACCGAAGGCGCGTTCCAGCCCGTCGGCGGCTATGAGACCGTCAGCACCAACATGCGCCTCCTCGCCGGTAGCCATGTCGATCTGCGTGCCCGCGTGGCCGACGGCCTGTTCCGCGCCGACCTCTACTACGCGCTGTCCGTGACAGAACTCAACATCCCGCCGCTCCGCGCGCGCAGCACAGATATCGCCGTGCTCGCCCAGAACCTGCTGTTCGAAGCGGCACAAGCCCACGGCAAACCAGTGCACGGCCTTTCGGATAACGCGCTGGATTTCCTTGAGAACTACGACTGGCCCGGCAACATCAAAGAGCTGGAAAACGAAGTCACGCGAATGCTGATCTTTGCGCAGGAGCCGATCCTCGGGCCGGAACTGATCTCGCGCCACATCCTTCAGGCCGACCCGTCCGAAGACGGTGCGGACCGCCGCGCCGAGGAAGTGCTGACCTCCGAAGGCACGCTCAAGGACCGCGTCGAACTGATCGAAATGCGCATCCTGCGCGAAACCCTGACCCGCCTGAAGTGGAACAAAAGCCGCGCTGCCGCCGAACTGGGCCTGTCCCGCGTCGGCCTGCGCGCCAAGCTCGACCGATACGGCATCACCCCGCCCCGCCGCGCTCCGGCAACAGAGGAATAA
- the hypC gene encoding HypC/HybG/HupF family hydrogenase formation chaperone, protein MCLGIPGQIVAITDEARMMAMADVSGVKREVSYAPVLTGDPADLVGQYALIHVGFAMALIDEDEAAKTLEALRDLGEAQEELEAMARTEEALQ, encoded by the coding sequence ATGTGCCTTGGTATCCCCGGCCAGATCGTGGCCATTACCGATGAAGCCCGCATGATGGCGATGGCCGATGTGTCCGGCGTCAAACGCGAGGTGTCCTACGCCCCCGTTCTGACAGGTGACCCCGCCGATCTTGTCGGGCAGTACGCCCTGATCCACGTCGGCTTTGCCATGGCGCTGATCGACGAGGACGAAGCCGCCAAAACGCTCGAAGCCCTGCGCGACCTCGGAGAAGCGCAAGAAGAGCTCGAAGCGATGGCCCGCACCGAGGAGGCGCTGCAATGA